In a single window of the Tachyglossus aculeatus isolate mTacAcu1 chromosome 14, mTacAcu1.pri, whole genome shotgun sequence genome:
- the LOC119937175 gene encoding uncharacterized protein LOC119937175, producing MDMLPPQSFETGDPPRDVSIQRFGCGPQLWTEWRARKPSLRDHESRRRACQDLSRASSRTGGAAPPVPHLRRSDAPGSGIVSPEEASAGSRDEREGAQSADEVVTDRYRPFHSAQTVRSHHGREDRHRAMRISGVPRGLICLKLNCLPSRSNAPCGSGICLRVTMSVSHRSPRWATVWLSIHCFVFSQVPCLVSFYAVESSVHPPAAPRTHLSQNAPPSSALIPVAYPWSFLGSK from the exons ATGGACATGTTGCCACCACAAAG cttcGAGACCGGCGATCCTCCCAGAGACGTTAGCATCCAGCGATTTGGATGCGGTCCTCAGCTATGGACAGAGTGGAGGGCGAGAAAGCCAAGCCTTCGAGATCATGAATCCAGGCGACGTGCCTGCCAAGATCTCAGTCGCGCGTCGTCCAGGACCGGCGGAGCGGCTCCGCCCGTCCCCCACCTTCGTCGGTCTGACGCTCCGGGTTCCGGTATCGTGTCACCGGAGGAGGCCTCGGCG GGGAGCCGAGACGAGAGGGAAGGCGCCCAGAGCGCGGACGAGGTCGTGACTGACCGCTACCGACCGTTCCACTCGGCACAGACCGTGAGGAGTCACCACGGCCGCGAAGATCGTCACCGTGCGATGAGGATCTCCGGTGTCCCTCGtggcttaatatgtctaaaattgAACTGTTTACCTTCCCGCTCCAATGCGCCGTGTGGCTCTGGAATTTGTTTGCGCGTgacaatgtccgtctcccaccgTAGCCCGCGATGGGCAACGGTGTGGCTGTCGATCCattgttttgtattctctcaagtgccgtGTCTCGTCTcattttatgccgtcgagtcgtctgtGCATCCCCCAGCGgcgccacggacgcatctctcccagaacgccccaccttcatctgcgtTGATTCCGGTAGCATATCCGTGGAGTTTTCTCGGTAGTAAATAG